ATCGATTTATTAAAAGCCGTCGCAGTTGTTCGTTCAAGTGATTGCAGTTGGTGCGTtacttggccaaaaggcaggAGGACCTACAATTGCGAAAAGAAACATGTGTTGCCGAAGGAAAGTTTTGCGGCGAACACCGAAAAGGTTTCCAATGTGCGGCGATTTTTGATTGATGGGAGTGCAGTTTAAACAGTGGAATGCTATAGAGTGCTCTTACAAagaaaatttgaatatttattaataagcaaatttttaattttaaatttgagagaaaatataaatagcaTTTACTGGTCTAGTTAGAGTAAAATTATTTCTAAGCACAAATTCATagttcatttaaaataattaaaatcccACTGTGCGAAATTCCTTTTCCGAACCCATGGACATCCGCATCGGCAGTCATATTTCGGTCAAAAGTGGGGAAAACCAAATTTACTATGTACACTTAATGTCTAGACAAAGCTTCCCAATTACCTTATCCGATTACACGAAGATTTGCCCCACGAAGTGTTGCACGTTGACTACTAGAACTCCCCAGAAACCCGATCCAAAAACCCAGGCCGAAACGCACTGCTTTTTGGAAACCCTTGACCCGGCATGCCAGGAACTCTTCGGGAGAAATCTTCATGTTACTGCTACCGTTTGGCCCTTTTTTGGGCCATGGCCCAACCCTTTTCGCTGGAGcggaaaatgttgaaataatTTGGGCAAAAGAAATATTCTCACACCTTTTGCTGAGTAAAAAGCACTTAAGTGCCTTGGCCAGGACTCGGGTTTTAATTGAAGTGCAGTCCAAAGtccttgtgtgtgtttgtgtgtgtcgtTTTTCAAGCAGGTGTAAAGTTAAatcataaaatgaaattaaaataaaccaaagcCGAAGCTGAGCTGTAGCTAAAGCCAAACGTAATGAAGTACGGAAACACTccacaaaaaaggaaagaaaaggatTAAGCATGGGCTAACTCGACATCCCAAAGGGTTTCTCCCCTGGTTGGCTCCCCTGGCTCCCATAATTAGCAGCAAGTTGGCTAACAAATTTTTTGAGAAatttttccacaattttttACGTACATTTTTTATGCGGAACGCAACATTTTGTTATTGAAAAATTCATGAGCCTTTGCCCAGTGAATTGACACAAGGACCCAGTGGCGTGGCCCATGCATTCGAACCCCTTTTCCAATGAAAAAGTATGAGATTCTCCTCAATgttctttttaatatattgaaaaaataaaaatgtagtaggaaaaacaaaaatggtttTACTTTAAAAAAGGATACTGTATCTAACTTATCTAATGTGTTAACCAAACTCAACATAGTTCCGTGTGCACTTAACCCTAGGAAGCCGTACGACTCTGCCCTTGGCCTGCGCAAACGTTTTTGTCATattacaatataatttattaaaattcttatTTGCAACGCAAAGTACCTCCGCAGGATGAGAGAAGGAGACGGCTAGAAAGAGATAGCTGAAGAGCACAGGGttataaaagcaaaagctACTCGTTAGTgctgaatttttaataaaaagccaCACATGATATCTCTTATAATTTGATATAATAGGACTCATACTTCGTTGCTCTTGTTATTTTATGTGAGTGTAATTGCCTTTTGGTGGCCATTAAATAGATAAATCCCGACCAACCTCGCTTTTTGAGCTGTCCTTTCCACATTTGCATATGGAAAACGCAATCAAAACGCTCGAATGTCAACAAAACCGCTAAGTAAACTCAAACAGAATGGTCGTTGGGTGGTAGGTGGTAAAGTGGGCCGAAAACCCACCTGGAAATCCCAACATTTTATTCGATGGCCACGCATTCCTGTGAACTACAGCCAAATGCACACGCCcccatataaatatatgtctatatgtatatacacgaCTTCCGCCGACATTCAGATCCGGTATTCGATGTTTGTTTTTGCGGTTACGCCCCCGAAATCGACCGGCGAAATCGGGTGGGTCAGCGACTTTGAACGCAGGGTCAGGAACTGATGGTGAGATGTGAAAGTTCATGAGCTGTTGCAAAAATACATATCGTTCAAGGTAAGAAGAGAAAAGTTTATTCTCCTGATTTGTTTATGATTCCTTATGGGCACTAACCACTAAAATACTttagttatatacatatttgtatgtatgttactatatatgcatataagcCTTTTTCCACGACTTAGAAAATCATGtcacaaaaataattattgattAAATCATTATGGTTATTTTACCTATTGCACCACGCAGAAATAACATTGGCCAATTTCATTTGAATCGGAATTTTAAGAATAATTTAAAACGTGctaatggaaattaaatatgtgccaaaacaaaagtccATATAAGTCCAGATGCAAACAAGTGAACTGACCCATAAAATGTCAAGGTAAATATGAATccgaaattattattaaaagcaaacatttctttttaacGAGCAAGTGCAAAGTGAAGAACAAATCGGAAATTATCAAAGAACAAAAATGCCACAACATAACCTACTGAGAAATATAGAATAAAAATTTGGACAGGCGTTTTCTtaaaaaacagttttaaaatGGGTCAATAAACACCATGTGAATATAGCCATACGAAATTGATTAGACAGAAAATTCTTCGATTCAATATACTTTCCACCCTTCGAAACTAATTTGGTATGAGGAATTTTCCCAATTGTTCTTTCCAAGCCGAAGCACAACAATTTCCCCCGGAATCTTTCAAGTTCGAAGAAAATTAGCCAGACAAATGAGGcaagaaagaaaaaccaaaatgccAGGAACAGGCAATTAAAGAGCAACCAATACCCCCATTTCCCAATCTTAAATCCTGAAATCCCGAATTTCCCCCCCGACCTGCGGGCAGGCAGCCAGGCAAACGGAAAATTCattacaaacaaattaacaaataaatcaaatttcaatacgaaaatttgtttgcgaAAACAATTTTGAGACGGGTTGGTAAGTTCTGGGGCTAAGTCTGGGCGAGGGGCATGGCTACACATACAAATCGCATGCCACGCCCCAACGCGGAAATCCAGCccggaaaagggggcgggatTGGGGGCGGGCGACGTAGAATCCGTTTGACTGACAGGCGGCAAATCGTCTGAAGCCCGGCCAGCGCACTTGAGAAATCATTTATCTAAATTAATTCCTGTCGTTTACATTTGCCAGAAACAAAAGGCGGAGTGGGTAGTTCTCAGGATGAGCGGGGATTTGCGTGGGGTAAGTTGATTTTAAATGCCAGAGAAAGCAAAAATCAAAGATTAAGACAAACATTTACTACTTGTCCGTTTTTGGGACGGATCCTGAGCTTGAACTGCCAATTGCCCGGAAGCAAGACAAACTCACGCCTCACAAACCCAAGCCCACTGGTAAATGACATGAATGCGCGTTTCTGTCGACATCGCGTTAATAACTCATTTCGAAATTCCACAACGAACTCCAACATACGTAGTACGTAACCCACAACTGacatacaacaaaaaaaccggaataacaattaaaattgttcttAGACTCGAATGGCAACATTTTCAACCCTTTCAACGAATCCCCAACTCAGTTTACCCCGTATTTTGAAACGCGACGGGCGGTTTTTCGTCCGAGGAAAAGTTTTGATACATCAAAATCGCGAGGGAAACGCGCGGTTTTTGACGTTAAGCTCTGGGAAAGATGAAAAGTTCCATGGAGAGTGAGAGTTTGCGCCAACAACTATATACAAGTATATGGAACTTAAATGAGAGGGAGAGTGCGATAGAGACTTGTACTTGCTGTTGAAATAATTGGTTCTGTCAGAAGCAGCAATTATAATGCCTAAGCCTCTCTATAAATGATATATCAAATGGAATATTTGATTGCACACTTCATTTGCTGTCGTCAACAATAATCTGGTATAACTTAGTTAGATAGAACAAGTTGAGTTGCAGCGAGTTTTTACAAATACTTTTACCCTATTTATGTTAATCTATACTTTAAACTACACTTTAacaactaatttaaaatattatttcatttaagatGCATCCTTATCCATCGTAGGAactttgtatattttaaatattaggTTAAGTACATTATTTGGCATTAATAGACTCTGTAAACAAAAGTAATTACTGTAATTAACAACATTAATTTATTCCCTTAAGCAAGTTTTGATGCGGAGGCTCCAGGAGAACATTATTCACAAACTCAGGAGTCTTGCGAGCATAGGCCACCACCAGTTTATAGGGAGATAGGAACTTCTGATCCTCGTTTTTCTCGCCCTGCTGCAAATTCATGGATATAACAATGTCTATGAAGTCGTCCAGGAACTGTTCGTGCAAATCTGAAGGCATTCGCTCCAGAAAAGGACAAATGGCCTTAACATTATCTGCAAAGTAAGCACGGAAAGTGAgttaataaatagttttaatatgATTAGTGGTTTTAGTTTACCTTTCAGAGTCCTGACACCTTCATAAACAAACACCTCGTTGCGTATTTCCACATTGTGTTGTACGAAACCCACATCGTTTAGCAGCTGACTGAATTCCTCGCCAGGATTAAGACTATGGTGAAGCGGGGATATAAAACTCTCCACATCCTGCATATAAGGCGACCACTTTTCATTCGTTTTAAGAATCTTATAGACTTCGTACACCGGATTGGAGGCCAAAAAGGCCAGCAGGCAGTCACCACCCTCAGGCTTCAGGAGATTGTAGATGTTTCCGAGGGCGCCCTTCAGGTTTTGCACCCAATGGAGGCAGTAGAACGAGGTTACGTGGTCGAATCTGCCACTCAGCCCCTCGGGCAGCCGCTCGCAGCCAATGTCCAGGACCTGGAACCTGGTCCGCTCCTCCCGCTGGTAGTGCTTGCTGGCATAGTGCACCATCTGGCTGGAGATGTCTGTGCCCACCAGCTGTCCACGAATGGGCAGCAGTGGCCTCACGAAGTCCATGAGCACGTTACCGGAACCTGAGCCCACGTCCAGGAGGGCATCCTCGCCATCGGATCGCCACTGCAAGGTGGAGGCAAACTCGTCCAGAATCAGCTTGGCATCGTGCCTTTGCACCTGGTTGGCGTGCTGGTACAGAGCGGCCTGATTCATCTCGACAACTGATCGACGATTGGGGCCGATCTCAGCTTTATATACTCATCGCTCGTGATGTCACCAGTTCACAGATTCTAATTTTTTGCTCTCGCCACAAATCCCACTCTCCAGCTTGTGACGTCGAGCTAATTACGTACgcgtattatttatttttaaagctctGTAATTTTATCGGTTCCGTTTGGggaaaaaactacaaaaagaGAACGCGTCTACGACAGCTAGAAAATACACTGGTCCACAAAGTTCGAAGACGCACTCATAATGTTAACATTCGACAATTAGGTAATTTATTCTAATAGTTCCCAAGCAGCtaatataaattaacaaaGTAGATTCACTTCACTAATAAAACATATGTTAACTACTTTAAAATCGAATAATTTCGTTCATAACAAGCCTCGTGCCCATTTTTATCTTCAGAAATCGGGCATGGAAAGCTCAAGTTCTAGGTCAATGGAGCTTTGCTAATGCTTCCTTCATAGAATTATTATGACTTTTGAAGTACGTAACCAGGCATTGGCATGCAAATCACCAACGAACTTGAGCAACACCCCTGGAAGTAAATTCCACACGAAATTAGCATAATTTTCATGAGCAGTGTACCAGCCTCCAATTGAACAATGGAGATAAGCCACAGCAAATGAATGGGAATGCCCAAAAACGATCCTAATTTTCGATGAACCCGAAACTGCAGAAGTACAAAATGTTGTAGGTGCATTCAACCCGCTGAAGAATCAAAATAAGTAAAGTCAGTTCGATGACCTACCCTAAGATCGGTTCCAAAACCATCTAATCTATTTCTGGCTAAATATATACCAATAATTTGATGTTCGAACTTAAAATAGAAAggggaaattattattttgacgATACGGTTGAGCCCCCCCTTCGATGCTCCGGGaaatataaattcattaaaaacatttcatttagcTGCAAATTACATTTGTGTAATTGCTGGCAGGGCCAGAAAAGCTAGCCAGAAGCTCatgatatttcaaatatttcacatATGAGCAGAACGAGCGTTTGATGTCCCTGCGATATGAACAtgagtacatacatactcgtacatattcGACTCCACCACTCAGGTTCATATCCTGCATTCTCCAACACTCGGCACATCACATccatataaattcatttgccaAAGTGACATCAAAAGCCCCCGCTCGGATTCTGTTTCTGGCTTAATGTGTGTGGGCGTTACGGCTGGTTAATTGCATTTGTCGCAGACTCTTTTTGGCCATATAGGCAAAGGGCTGAAAGGGGTTACTCGGCTCGAAATTACCGAGAAATAACCGAGAGCTGTCGATTGGCTCGAGCTGTCACAGAGCCAcggaaatcaattaaatcgGACGAACCAAACCGAAACGACCAAACGGAGGGCTGCAGCATTTCGATTCACATGGGAGTTTGAGTGATTCGAGTTTCTTGGCTTTGAGTATTTTAACAAAGTTATCGGatataaatcaattattcTGCGAGATGAAGTCGAGTCTTTGGGCTTAAGCTGGGATACACAGATTTGTATATCGTTTTGATAAATCGGtgcatttaaaaaagaaatatttttataatttaacaagtaattatatataagcatgtatgtatattaatcCTGTGTGTGTAAAGCTAGTTTAGATTTACTTGTAACTTCTTGATTTATAACCATGAGATTACTTTCCAAAgcattatgcatttttaataggAAATGTGACTTCATTTTTGTACATCAATTTCTGTAATCAGCATTTGCTAAGTTTAAAATTGTGAATCATTATACCTTTACTTaagcaattatttattattattatattattatttactgattctttaaaaatgttttaggTAACTGAGTTTATTGGTATATGTCTATGAACTTTCTCTAACTTTAAAATAAGGTAATTTACTTTTCTTAATATACATAAGCTTACATGAATGACTAGAATACAAACTAAATATAGAGGGCAAACTTAATGTAACTATTTACTGTTTAAAAGGGTTAAGTCAGATAAGTCAACATATATAAAACTCTTCCCTTAACCAAACCATTTCTTCAAAAATAGGCAACAgacgaaataaaaaaccagAAGGAAAAGTTGACGGAATCTCATAGTTTTATGTGATTTCCAATGGATTCACGAACACCATGAGCTCCTCATAAACCAATGAACAACCCTTGACTCCAACTCCAGTAGCTGCCCCTTTCTTCCCGAGAAATTATTCGCACTTgaaactatttaaatgttatctaACTGAACAGTAGACTATATAGCAAGCCGTTCTGGTTACTTGTGCATGTGGTATGGGGGTTGGCAgtagaaacaacaaaaactcCTGCATATgctaaaatatcaaaataacAAACACAGCAAGAAATTCGTATATGTTGGCAGCAAAGGGTTGAGGGTGAAATGAGTTTTTAATGTCCCACAGGGGAATTCTTCTTGAGCTAGAGACaaccacacatacacagagaAATATCTGCATCTATTCAAGGCAGTGTTTCAAATAAATCCTATTTTGGCTTAATTGGTCTAATTATAGATTGTTGTTCTATTGAACATTAAGCATCTGCATGTCTTGTTCATTTGAACTAATCAATCCCCATTCAGTAAGATCCTGGGCTATGTTTATCGTATGAAAGTTTATACCACCAGAAAggtaatatataaataataaaagtgaaattttagTTAATTCGTTTGCTGATTTCAAGAGCattaaaatgtatgcaaattttcgTAGTGTAAAAGCCAGGATAGCAGAGTGGGCAATGCGgatttaaaatacaaagtaaaCGGCGATTTGTTGTTATTGATTAGAGCGGACAGACCCAGACAAACATATGAGCTCATCCTTGGCTTCGCTTCATCTTCTCGATTTCCCCACGAAGATTCAAGGGGCGATTTTCCTGTCTCCCAAGACGACGATGCCCGCAAACTTGATGagtatttaaaagttttccattGTGTGTttgatgaatatttaattaagcaTAAAAGGAGCGGCGCAAGAAATGGAAGAACTTCGGCAAAGGGTTGCTACAGTTTCactgtgtttttcttttgtttttcatttccttttcgCCGAAAACATCCTTCCCATTTTCCCGGCATTGTGTGGCGAGCTTAGAGAGTgcaaaagaataaaataaaatcaattaacgcTTCCTTGTTTCGATTTCGCTTTTGGCTTCCTGTTATCTTTTAATACACTTTCTCAATACAAATTGTACTAAACattttatatctatatatattaaacGGAATAAGTTAtgtgtttacaatttttataaatatgtttccAAAATAAGTGTTTACTTTTctaacataatttaatttccataaaattgtattttgaaCCAGTTGAGTATCGAAATTGTGAGGAAAGGAGgcaaaacatataaaataaattaattaaataaggaaatacatataaatatgaagGATAAATATCAGAAAAAATAGGTAATTTGGGCTTttgataattaaattttcaaatgtaatttcttaTTGTGAGAGTACCCAGAATTCACCAGACTGATGCTTCTCGAgtgtttatataatttttattatatcaGTATTTTACAAGCACAAGGCCAGGCTCAAAAGAGCagcgaaaataattaaatagtaAAGAAGGCAGTGCGCCGAAAGAAAGTCCCCTCCCTCCTCCCCCCACCAAAAATCCAGCCCACTCAACCCTTTGTGCCACTTTCTTCCCCAcacatttttttcctttgcccGATGTTCGGTGCCCAAAGAAGCCCACAAATAGCCAAAAGCTAGCGAGTGTTGATGGCAGCCGCAGCCAGCGAAatcctttttcattttatatatgtatgtatatgcatattgcttcttatattaatttgtttttctttttcgattttttgtgggcgttgggaaaattaattaaaaattaaatgaatgaaCGAACGCTGGGATAATGAGCCCCTAAGCTGATTTTGcgcttaaaagtatgcaatgggAAAAAAATGTCGAGCTGCCCGAGCATGGCATTCAATAACAATTTCCAcccccctgccacgcccacctgaGCTGTACAGGTATTTCGCCCACCCAACAACCCACccaccaaaacaacaacaaaaggaaGGAAAAACTTGCAATTTTTGTCgcattttttttgctgctgtttgtattttattttcgtttaatatcGACAAAGAGCCAGCGGAAAAGGAATCAGAGGGACGTGGGGGGGGGCAGTAAAAAGTGAACAGAGAAATATTGTGAAATTTTCTTTAAcgtaacaaaatatttttataaaataatcaagTCTTCCTTTTGGGCTGTTTTGTTTgcagcaaattatttttagcttTGTGCAAGAGCGAACGTGAAAACTGTGGGgcgtttttttgtgttgtttggGTGTAAATTAAAATCGCCCGCATTGCGCTTTTTTATAATGAGCAAATTGTGGGTGGGGCAAACCCAATACTGAAAgacagaaataaaattaattaataatggCAAAATACTTCAATGGCAAACCCACAAGAAGCGATGATTAAAGGAAAAATATGATAGGACTGGGGGAATTAAAAGGAATTCGGTAATTGATACTTTTTGGAGAAGAACTGTGCCATTCTATaggtaaaaaatatctattATACCAGCCCTTGGCtatactattttttatttgaattacaAGTTTTTACTAAGCTGCCCGATTTGCTGGCAAAAGTTTCGAATTATCCTTGGCTCCGGCTATGACCTTATCCCACAGAGACTGAAAGTCAAAGTCATAGCACCCCTAAACCGCAAAACATTCCAGCTACGAACCCCCAACTAAATTTCCCCCTTCCTTGAAGAAATATTAAGACAAGGACAAGAAGGGCAGAGCGAGCACTATCAAAAGTCAATTACAATGCAATTATTGTTAGCCCCAGCCAGTGGAAAACCAGAAAACGTTTTCAAAAGCCATTgaaaactttaattgaaaatatcaaattattttcgaGTTAGCGTCAGCATAAAAAAGTCGAAGCGCTCGTCTTGAGTTCGATGAGGTTTCAAGGAAGTCCTGCGATACAGCCGACGATACACTTGTGTGTATGTAAACCATTAATTACTTGGCCAGATTGTAGTGAAAGAAAGTTGGTGgtgtggggggagggggcttTAAAAGAAAGTTGCCGCATAGTCAAGAGTCAGGCCAAATTGTAATGAGTTGGCATTTTGTGAAATTCCCTGAGACACAGGCAGACCCCACTGAAATATCTCGTTGTAAAGTAGCTGAAATGACATTAAAAGGGCCAAACCAAGCTGAAAGGACACCCGCATCCTTATGGACACTAACCAGTTGGAAGGAAGAGCCAAAGAAAGGcctacacacacatatggaCCTTCGCCCGAGCTGGGGATAATTCTTCCCTTCAACCCTTCGCCCATCGCTTCATAGTTTACAATCTTATTATCTCGGCTTGGCATCTCGAGGCccacactcaaacacacacattttcgTAAGGCAATTAAAAATCTTCACACTGTCGTCGATGTCCCATGtccttttgctgcttttcctCCGCTTTTTGTCTGTTTTGTTATCCCCTCGGCCCAacttgattttgtttattaaacatattttgcataaaattcaCTTTATTTGCAGTTTATTTCGTAAGAAAATTATAAGGTTTCACACTCTCCCCCTTTTTCCGAGCGACACGCTTGATAGTTTTCCCCCCGGGACGAATTGCGTTTTGGAGGAGGGATAGTGTTCTTTATTCTTTGATTATGTTGGATCACGTTCTGCAGAAAGTTATTTGCTGGTGAGAGTGGTTTGTTTGCCTGGGATTTTAGTTGTTGAAGATGCATTGCTAAGACTATGAGACACAGATATGAATTTTCGGGATTCTGGAAATACTTACGGGATTAAGCAAACAACGATCAGTGCTAATTTAAAACAAGGAAGGAAGCTAGTTTTGCAAGTCGCAGTTCATATAGCCCTGCACGGcttcatttattaaaaaaaaacataaactcGACTCCCCTGAACTTATATTTACAACGTGAAAGTTATGTTAGAAACGTACAAAAATCAGTTTCGtgattttataataaatgcaaacCACATTTTATGCTGCTCTTTTCTTGCAGCCAGCAGGGTaaatcttaaatatatattttcttctaATTCCATAACCATAACCCCCGTTCATCGCATAATCCAATTTTGCCACCCCGCACCAGCATTTCACGCAACTCTTATCTAACAGATTCACTTCAGCATATTCCAGCAGCACCCCGAATGCATTCACACATGAAAATCCCATAAAAATTGACAATAATAAGCCACATATCATCATTTCACTCTCCACACATATGCACAGACGTACGTTCCACTCGATAAGAAGTCAGCAAGGCCTGGAAATCAACCAGAAATCGAAGGCTACCCTCCGaaacccaaagccaaaagccaaaagccgaaTGAAGGAGAAAATCCCATAAAAAACAGTTCAATGATATAGAAaaatagataaagataaatttgcaaaaataacaacaaaggACCTCGGAGTGCGACAggggaaatggcaaatggaaaacgcGTGGCAGCGAATCAACTTTAAAATAAGCCGCACACGACACTtgagaatcccgaaaaaaggAAGTCGAAGGGCACTCGGATCTTCGTGGTGTTGTCAAGTGAATAATGGGACAAATCCGCAGTGTAAATATGACACGTTGCAAAATGGCATTCgatgataaaataaaaaggcatCTGAGGGGCTAGCTCCACACTCGAAAACAGGGCCAGGAAATTCGCAAACGGTCTGCATGTTATGTATGTAGaaggcaaatatattttaactGAAAGTGTTgaaatacaatattttctttaatttaaaacagtGTTTAAGATCAAGCAATATCAACACCATTAGGAGAAATaccaattaattataatattttattactatttttgtttataaacgtttttttaaaatagaacaaaaattatacatatttttgctATTGtaagttatttaaatttaaattaagtatttttttaaaaatagcaaTACAAAAGAAAACGCATTTTTGCAAGTGAACATACTCATAAACTCGCACATCTGGAAGGCTGAAGTCACTGACAGACGCACATCCTTCGGGAAAGGTGTTTTGACAGGGCAAGTCAGAAGTGCAGACACAACAACAAGGACGAAAAAATCAACCAGGAGCAATGGCAACAAGGGGTTAATATTTGTGCCGCACCCTCACCGAAGCGTATCAATAAAAAGATCGCTCCGCTGGGCattcaaattgtttgtttgataAGCCAGTGTGAAGAAGTACGAGCACTGAGCCGAATTCTAGACTACTAAACCACGTTTAAACATTAATCTAAGTAAATTTTGTAGCTTATAatttaatgaataaaataCACTTGTTGAAAaagaatacatatattaaattgttGTTATGTGCTTAACATTCTCGATCATTCGTTActatttttttcagtgttgTAAGTTTTTCTGGGGCCAGACTTTTTTTTTACCGAagttaatacaaatattacgCCTTTTTATGCTGAAAGCAAAAAGTGA
This sequence is a window from Drosophila teissieri strain GT53w chromosome 2R, Prin_Dtei_1.1, whole genome shotgun sequence. Protein-coding genes within it:
- the LOC122613286 gene encoding juvenile hormone acid O-methyltransferase, encoding MNQAALYQHANQVQRHDAKLILDEFASTLQWRSDGEDALLDVGSGSGNVLMDFVRPLLPIRGQLVGTDISSQMVHYASKHYQREERTRFQVLDIGCERLPEGLSGRFDHVTSFYCLHWVQNLKGALGNIYNLLKPEGGDCLLAFLASNPVYEVYKILKTNEKWSPYMQDVESFISPLHHSLNPGEEFSQLLNDVGFVQHNVEIRNEVFVYEGVRTLKDNVKAICPFLERMPSDLHEQFLDDFIDIVISMNLQQGEKNEDQKFLSPYKLVVAYARKTPEFVNNVLLEPPHQNLLKGIN